The Streptomyces aurantiacus genome includes a region encoding these proteins:
- a CDS encoding BlaI/MecI/CopY family transcriptional regulator: MTDRRQRPPRRGQGELEAQVLSALRAADGPATAGWVQERLGGDLAYTTVITILTRLLDKGAVTREREGRSFAWTPASDEAGLAARRMRKVLDGARDREAVLASFVTSLEPDDERLLRELLYRPETES, encoded by the coding sequence ATGACGGACCGGCGACAGCGTCCCCCGCGGCGGGGACAGGGCGAGCTGGAGGCTCAGGTCCTGTCGGCCCTGCGCGCGGCGGACGGCCCCGCCACCGCGGGCTGGGTGCAGGAGCGGCTCGGCGGCGACCTCGCCTACACGACGGTGATCACGATCCTGACCCGGCTGCTGGACAAGGGCGCGGTGACCCGGGAGCGGGAGGGCCGGTCCTTCGCCTGGACCCCGGCCTCGGACGAGGCGGGCCTCGCCGCGCGCCGGATGCGCAAGGTGCTGGACGGCGCGCGGGACCGGGAGGCCGTGCTCGCCAGCTTCGTGACGTCCCTGGAGCCGGACGACGAACGGCTGCTGCGCGAACTGCTGTACCGCCCCGAGACGGAGAGCTGA